Proteins co-encoded in one Firmicutes bacterium CAG:345 genomic window:
- a CDS encoding transcription antitermination protein nusG (product inferred by homology to UniProt) — MSNDVNFGTKQWYVVNTYSGRERAVADMLEKRKYTQNLENYIFRIVVAEIVEPGMKNGKPTGKDVVKNLYPGYVFIEMIMTDDAWFMVRNTPDVTGFVGSSGKGTKPFPIPNEEIEPVLKRMNIIDENMFSNYKVGDHIRIISGSFENSEGTIESIDSETKKVSVSILFFGRPTTIEADFFEIELFDKKSNAD, encoded by the coding sequence ATGAGTAATGATGTAAATTTTGGTACAAAGCAATGGTATGTTGTCAATACATACTCTGGTCGTGAAAGAGCAGTTGCTGACATGCTTGAAAAACGTAAATATACTCAAAATCTTGAAAATTATATCTTCCGTATCGTTGTTGCTGAAATAGTAGAACCAGGAATGAAAAATGGTAAACCTACTGGAAAAGATGTTGTTAAAAACCTTTACCCAGGTTATGTCTTTATCGAAATGATTATGACAGATGATGCTTGGTTTATGGTTCGTAATACTCCTGATGTTACAGGATTTGTCGGATCTTCCGGTAAAGGTACAAAACCTTTCCCAATTCCTAACGAAGAAATCGAACCTGTCTTAAAGAGAATGAATATCATTGATGAAAATATGTTCTCTAACTATAAAGTTGGCGATCATATTAGAATTATCTCTGGTAGTTTTGAAAATTCTGAAGGTACAATCGAATCTATCGATTCTGAAACTAAAAAAGTTTCTGTATCTATTCTCTTCTTCGGTCGTCCAACAACTATCGAAGCAGATTTCTTCGAAATTGAACTTTTCGACAAAAAATCAAATGCAGATTAA
- a CDS encoding 50S ribosomal protein L33 1 (product inferred by homology to UniProt) gives MRKKVVLICTQCLSRNYQVSVKVEGKTERIEMMKFCPKCNQHTLHKESK, from the coding sequence ATGAGAAAAAAAGTTGTTTTAATTTGCACACAATGTTTATCCCGTAATTACCAAGTTTCAGTCAAAGTTGAAGGAAAAACTGAAAGAATAGAAATGATGAAATTCTGTCCGAAATGTAATCAGCACACCCTTCACAAAGAAAGCAAATAA
- a CDS encoding preprotein translocase SecE subunit (product inferred by homology to UniProt): MKKINKYFKGVGEEVRRIRWPNRRELWPSVGVVVSVTVVAAIGLLLCDFISTEILRAFEIAFNGGSSSSSSAAAAILKLGGLL, encoded by the coding sequence ATGAAAAAAATTAACAAATATTTCAAAGGAGTTGGTGAAGAAGTTCGCCGAATCCGTTGGCCTAACAGACGTGAATTATGGCCATCTGTTGGTGTTGTTGTCTCTGTTACAGTTGTAGCAGCAATCGGCTTATTACTTTGCGATTTTATTTCAACAGAAATACTTCGCGCATTCGAAATTGCTTTCAATGGTGGTTCAAGTAGCAGTAGTTCAGCTGCCGCTGCAATATTAAAATTAGGAGGATTATTATGA
- a CDS encoding recombination protein RecR (product inferred by homology to UniProt) — protein MEPIKSVTDLKRSFQKLPGIGEKTAERLAYASLRFKKEELDEFINALYNVKTNVHPCPNCGMYIDTPSCPICNDPSRNDDTLLVVSDAKNIISFEKTDTYHGLYFVLGGCISPIKNISPEDIRIPQLLKNIKENNVKEIILALSSTIEGETTALYIAQLLKNSPIKVTRLAYGLPLGADLEYVDEITISRSLEGRTTLKGEEK, from the coding sequence ATGGAGCCAATTAAATCTGTAACCGATTTAAAAAGATCTTTTCAAAAATTACCAGGCATAGGAGAAAAAACCGCTGAAAGGTTAGCCTATGCTTCTTTGCGTTTCAAAAAAGAAGAACTCGATGAATTTATAAATGCTCTTTATAATGTAAAAACAAATGTTCATCCATGTCCAAATTGTGGAATGTATATCGATACTCCATCTTGTCCAATCTGCAACGATCCTTCAAGAAATGATGATACATTATTGGTAGTAAGTGATGCTAAAAATATTATAAGCTTTGAAAAGACCGATACTTATCATGGTTTATATTTTGTTTTAGGTGGGTGCATTTCACCGATAAAAAATATTTCACCCGAAGATATTAGAATTCCACAATTATTAAAAAACATTAAAGAAAACAACGTAAAAGAAATAATATTAGCTCTAAGTTCTACAATCGAAGGAGAAACAACTGCTTTATATATTGCACAACTATTAAAAAATAGTCCAATAAAAGTAACAAGACTTGCTTATGGTTTACCTCTTGGCGCTGATTTAGAGTATGTTGATGAAATCACAATTTCACGTTCCTTAGAAGGAAGGACAACATTAAAAGGAGAAGAAAAATGA
- a CDS encoding putative uncharacterized protein (product inferred by homology to UniProt): MAYQSFYRTYRPKSFDEVVGQKTIIKTLKNALKNDKIGHAYLFSGPRGTGKTTLARLFAKALNCDEGLGHECNKCDSCEAILSGTHPDVYELDAASNSGVDNIRELIDQVRYEPIMGRYKVYIIDEVHSMTSNAFNALLKTLEEPPAHVIFILATTEPQKVLPTILSRVQRFDFSKISDDDLISKMEYVLKQENVNYEIGALRLIARLADGGARDALSILEQVVSYSNDEVKVSDVETIFGLISVPEKIKLVQAIHENKFDNVINQIRERYSAGADLVHLHDDLIEIYKDLLIYGTTRNESLLSMLTSSEAMPLAIGPAELRRNLDILTESRRQYRLVKNTLDHFELSIIKLMLKDKEEKRIIPNKSIEIPTEQPIQSESKVQSKPVEKQPIMSKPISTASSSTEPPKVFYFSEDEIINIMLQGNKKLKENVNSSWHNLDNLSLNSEESLAAAYLKATTPRIVNNEIMVVEVQLVTQIKNINDLRKREVYRSVINKAFGFAPAIYAMTPDEYINAVQIFRQLSQVKKLPEPKPIIIKGE, from the coding sequence ATGGCATATCAATCATTTTATAGAACATATCGTCCAAAAAGTTTTGATGAAGTAGTTGGACAAAAAACAATAATTAAAACCTTAAAAAACGCTTTAAAAAATGACAAAATTGGTCATGCTTATCTTTTTTCTGGACCTCGTGGCACTGGAAAAACAACATTAGCAAGACTTTTTGCCAAAGCTTTAAATTGCGATGAAGGATTGGGGCACGAATGCAATAAATGTGATTCTTGTGAAGCTATTTTATCTGGTACTCATCCTGATGTATATGAATTAGATGCAGCAAGTAATTCTGGCGTCGATAACATCCGCGAATTAATCGATCAAGTAAGATATGAACCAATTATGGGAAGATATAAAGTCTATATCATCGATGAGGTTCACTCCATGACATCAAATGCTTTCAACGCTTTATTAAAGACTCTAGAGGAACCACCGGCCCATGTTATTTTTATTCTAGCAACTACGGAACCTCAAAAAGTTCTTCCAACTATTTTAAGTCGAGTTCAAAGATTTGACTTTTCTAAAATTTCCGATGATGATTTAATTTCAAAAATGGAATATGTTTTAAAACAAGAAAATGTCAACTATGAAATAGGTGCTTTAAGACTTATAGCAAGATTAGCCGATGGCGGTGCAAGAGATGCTCTTTCTATCCTCGAACAAGTAGTTTCTTATAGTAATGATGAAGTAAAAGTCAGCGATGTTGAAACAATTTTTGGATTAATTTCTGTTCCTGAAAAAATAAAACTTGTCCAAGCAATTCACGAAAACAAATTTGATAATGTTATCAATCAAATTCGCGAAAGATATTCCGCTGGTGCTGACTTAGTTCATCTTCATGATGATCTTATTGAAATTTACAAAGATTTATTGATTTATGGAACAACAAGAAATGAAAGTCTGCTTTCTATGCTTACATCTTCTGAAGCAATGCCATTAGCTATCGGTCCAGCAGAGCTAAGAAGAAATCTTGATATTTTAACAGAATCAAGAAGGCAATATCGATTAGTAAAAAATACTCTTGATCATTTTGAACTTTCAATAATTAAATTAATGCTTAAAGACAAAGAAGAAAAAAGAATTATTCCTAATAAATCTATAGAAATTCCTACTGAGCAACCTATTCAAAGCGAATCAAAAGTTCAGTCAAAACCTGTTGAAAAACAACCAATTATGTCAAAGCCTATTTCAACTGCTAGCTCTTCAACAGAACCTCCAAAAGTTTTTTATTTTTCTGAAGATGAAATAATTAATATAATGCTTCAAGGAAATAAAAAATTAAAAGAAAATGTCAATTCATCTTGGCATAATTTAGATAATCTATCTCTTAATAGTGAAGAATCTTTAGCAGCGGCTTATTTAAAAGCCACAACACCACGAATTGTCAACAATGAAATAATGGTTGTTGAAGTTCAACTAGTAACACAAATAAAAAATATCAACGACTTAAGAAAAAGAGAAGTATATCGTTCTGTCATCAACAAAGCTTTTGGTTTTGCCCCAGCTATTTATGCAATGACACCTGATGAATATATTAATGCTGTTCAAATATTTAGACAACTTAGCCAAGTAAAAAAATTACCTGAACCTAAGCCAATTATAATAAAAGGAGAATAA
- a CDS encoding putative uncharacterized protein (product inferred by homology to UniProt): MKKRIFLILISALLVSCNKISSTTSSSSSSSSNSIISSITSSSTSSNSINSSTTTSSSSSQTSTSSSSSSSTTTSSSTSTSSSTSSLTTISSSSSSSTGEDYLTPDGRKNIFDNTEIGDPNCYAIGRVVKIEEFKYNDNVNVYIQDGKYTYQAINVNSYSVEIGKDYMVYGKKKSSPSYGFRIDASGDVAISMVGMEEMYGVVDPISSKVTHLNELETYPAVIDFDNVVITNKDNISISSSFDKYSFVVTKGIKEYVIECQKGKDDGIELVNYIYNLPLGTSISFKNLIVFSSSLGRITSVNDIELDLSDEDRVNKVKEELVIPDSLENDILLPTSKLGCDISWSSSNDKYLSNNGKVTHPLFGEDDVTINLTATIKYGNIQQQKIFSIKIKAIESDEKYNEPFISVYVEGSGSNKVIGIKNPSSDALDLSKYSIKAVTSSSDKEYKLTGTLSSNDTLYLINKASTLLNYFESTTHIILTNDVVNFNGDDAICLFKEGELIDIIGDLETKPSAGWVISGNITTKNHTLVRSSSVKKGNTIFDASEWIGYDQDNIDFLNN, translated from the coding sequence ATGAAAAAAAGAATATTTTTAATTTTAATTTCTGCTTTGCTTGTTTCTTGCAACAAAATTAGCAGTACTACATCTTCTAGTTCATCATCATCTTCTAATAGCATTATTTCAAGTATAACAAGTAGTTCTACTAGTTCAAATAGTATAAATTCAAGTACTACTACTTCTTCAAGTTCTAGTCAAACTTCAACATCTTCATCATCTTCATCTTCAACAACGACATCTTCATCAACTTCAACATCTTCATCAACTTCATCTTTAACAACGATATCTTCATCATCTAGTTCTTCAACCGGTGAAGATTATTTAACTCCTGATGGAAGAAAAAATATATTTGATAATACTGAAATAGGGGATCCGAATTGTTATGCTATTGGAAGAGTTGTTAAAATAGAAGAATTTAAATATAACGATAATGTCAATGTTTATATTCAAGATGGAAAATATACTTATCAAGCTATCAATGTTAATTCTTATAGTGTAGAGATTGGAAAAGATTATATGGTTTATGGAAAGAAAAAATCTTCTCCTAGTTATGGCTTTAGAATTGATGCTTCAGGTGATGTAGCTATAAGTATGGTGGGAATGGAAGAAATGTATGGTGTAGTTGATCCTATTTCCTCAAAAGTAACACATCTAAATGAACTTGAAACATATCCAGCCGTTATTGATTTTGATAATGTTGTTATAACAAATAAAGATAATATTTCTATTTCTTCTAGTTTTGACAAGTATTCTTTTGTTGTCACTAAAGGAATCAAAGAATATGTTATTGAATGCCAGAAAGGAAAAGATGATGGAATTGAACTTGTAAATTATATTTATAATCTTCCGCTTGGAACTAGTATATCATTTAAAAATTTGATTGTTTTTTCCAGCAGTTTAGGAAGAATTACTTCTGTTAATGATATAGAATTGGATTTATCAGATGAAGACAGAGTTAATAAAGTTAAAGAAGAATTGGTAATTCCAGATTCTTTAGAAAATGATATTCTACTGCCTACTTCTAAACTGGGGTGTGATATTTCTTGGTCATCGTCAAATGACAAATATTTGAGCAATAATGGAAAGGTTACTCATCCTCTTTTTGGAGAAGATGATGTTACTATAAATTTAACTGCTACTATTAAGTATGGGAATATTCAACAACAAAAAATATTTTCTATAAAAATAAAAGCTATAGAAAGCGATGAAAAATATAATGAGCCTTTTATCAGTGTTTATGTTGAAGGCAGTGGCTCAAATAAAGTTATTGGAATAAAAAATCCAAGCAGTGATGCTTTAGATTTATCGAAATATTCTATTAAAGCTGTTACTTCTAGTAGCGATAAAGAATATAAGTTAACAGGAACTTTGAGTTCAAATGATACGCTTTATTTAATAAATAAAGCATCGACTCTACTAAATTATTTTGAAAGTACAACACATATTATTTTGACTAACGATGTTGTAAATTTTAACGGCGATGATGCGATTTGTTTATTTAAAGAAGGAGAGTTGATAGATATAATCGGCGATTTAGAAACTAAACCATCCGCTGGTTGGGTTATATCTGGTAATATTACAACAAAAAATCATACCTTAGTTCGTTCTTCTAGTGTTAAAAAAGGAAATACCATTTTTGATGCCAGTGAGTGGATAGGATATGATCAAGATAATATAGATTTTTTAAATAATTAA
- a CDS encoding putative uncharacterized protein (product inferred by homology to UniProt) yields the protein MKSITSSSNEFYKELVQLTKNKKHKDMIFFEGEDLVKEADSKGILKYVIINQEDNAYNPTKIPNILLSQNLYRNLASFKSLPKMMGIAKITLATKLEGDLIYLDGVQDPGNVGTIIRTALALNYKGIILSPDSAYPFSSKVIQSSKGAIFKLPIMIKTIQEFENLKDYDLIGTLLNGEPLNEAQRNGKQIILVFGNEGHGIREEVQQLLNKAYLIPMNEIDSLNVGIAAGIFMYIFRRKK from the coding sequence ATGAAATCAATAACTAGCAGTTCAAATGAATTCTACAAAGAATTAGTTCAACTAACTAAAAATAAAAAACACAAAGATATGATTTTTTTCGAAGGTGAAGATTTAGTTAAAGAAGCTGATAGCAAAGGAATATTAAAATATGTTATTATTAATCAGGAAGATAATGCTTATAATCCAACAAAAATTCCTAATATTCTTCTTTCTCAAAATCTATATAGAAACCTTGCTTCCTTTAAAAGCTTGCCTAAAATGATGGGTATAGCTAAAATAACTTTAGCTACTAAATTAGAAGGAGATTTAATTTATCTTGATGGAGTACAAGATCCAGGAAATGTAGGGACAATCATCAGAACTGCATTAGCATTAAATTATAAAGGCATTATCTTAAGTCCAGATTCTGCTTATCCATTCTCTTCAAAAGTAATTCAATCTTCTAAAGGTGCTATTTTCAAATTACCGATAATGATTAAAACTATTCAAGAATTTGAAAATTTAAAAGATTACGATTTAATTGGAACTCTTCTAAATGGAGAACCATTAAATGAAGCACAAAGAAATGGAAAGCAAATAATATTGGTTTTTGGCAATGAAGGTCATGGCATAAGAGAAGAAGTGCAGCAATTATTAAACAAAGCTTATCTTATACCAATGAATGAGATAGATTCATTAAATGTTGGTATTGCTGCAGGAATATTTATGTACATATTTCGGAGGAAAAAATGA
- a CDS encoding putative listeria/Bacterioides repeat-containing domain protein (product inferred by homology to UniProt), producing the protein MKKRYLLSILSLGLLLVSCNSNTSSSSSPSSSSNISISSNISTSSSSTSSKSIAKYTITWNVDGVLKEEVYNEGEIPSYNYSLAKEADKTYTYTFTGWDKEIAPVKENITYTAIYSKQYIDYTITWVTYGGTTTESYHYGDIPEYKGDTSKPQDAQYTYTFTGWDKEISEVTGDSTYTATYKETLNKYKIIFEVDGKTEEVEYYYGELPIYDKVPQKSSTAEFHYVFKGWDKEFSKVTESTTYVAQFEELKNQYKVTWIVGDNKFEEDYYYGELPSFKNEVNKEDTPKYHYTFKGWDKNIENVTEDVTYTAQYDETIRKYNVNFYNETGDTLLFSKEFEYDVIPEFSEDIPLKSQTDAYTYTFKGWTDNINIYDSTLPKVVGETNYYATFSSTARQYPVEIECLDLNGNSLKETTYIQKGFNESYKIEAPEIEGKAANVDYIYGKTISNENKVTFIYSDLDIYDGTSVSSSLSGEGTEENPYLIQSGNDLAYLRKEINDSGNYFSGCYFKLTKSIDLSNVSNFVIGKSGTTSLMGYLDGNNCSIRNLNISGTTVGLGLFCALSAGGTISNLSVYGTVVGKTYTGGIAGRNLGTIINCHNFANVSHSGGNGAGGIAGGNTGSIINCYNYGEIKTTDKKEKIGGITGLGETNSKIENCINYGSVTGYINAGGIVGENQSKAIHVQNCINFGTISGTQRIGGIVANTASLIEKCINNGDVETTSTTDAYSGGIAGVISGTATLKTCINNGKISSTGRYVGGIAGANATKATPTIDGCTNNEIVISTSNGVGGILGGTLTGNVTIINNTNNAEISGNDKVGGIIGLLSNGTYSDNTNNGLVKSSSKESYDEIGSDTRA; encoded by the coding sequence ATGAAAAAAAGGTATCTTCTAAGTATATTAAGCTTAGGTTTATTATTAGTTAGCTGTAATAGCAATACTTCATCTAGTTCTTCTCCATCAAGTAGTTCAAATATCAGTATTTCTTCAAATATTAGTACTTCATCTAGTTCCACATCTTCAAAGAGCATTGCAAAATATACAATTACTTGGAATGTTGATGGAGTTTTAAAAGAAGAAGTTTATAACGAAGGAGAAATACCTTCTTATAACTATAGCTTAGCTAAAGAAGCTGATAAAACTTATACGTATACATTTACCGGTTGGGACAAAGAAATTGCACCAGTTAAAGAAAATATAACTTATACCGCAATATATAGTAAACAATATATCGATTACACCATTACCTGGGTTACATATGGTGGTACTACCACTGAAAGCTACCATTATGGTGATATTCCAGAATATAAGGGAGATACTTCCAAGCCACAAGATGCACAATATACTTATACATTCACTGGTTGGGATAAAGAAATTTCAGAAGTAACTGGAGATTCAACATATACAGCTACTTATAAAGAAACTTTAAATAAATATAAAATAATTTTTGAAGTTGATGGAAAGACTGAAGAAGTCGAATATTATTATGGAGAACTTCCGATATATGATAAAGTTCCTCAAAAATCTTCCACAGCTGAATTCCATTATGTTTTTAAAGGCTGGGATAAAGAATTTTCTAAAGTAACTGAGTCTACAACCTATGTTGCACAATTTGAAGAATTAAAAAATCAATATAAGGTCACTTGGATTGTCGGCGATAACAAATTTGAAGAAGACTACTATTATGGAGAGCTTCCTTCTTTCAAAAATGAAGTAAATAAAGAAGACACTCCAAAATATCATTATACTTTTAAAGGTTGGGATAAAAATATTGAAAATGTTACTGAAGATGTCACATATACAGCTCAATATGATGAAACAATAAGAAAATACAATGTAAATTTTTATAATGAAACAGGTGATACTTTACTATTCAGTAAAGAATTTGAATATGATGTTATCCCAGAATTTTCCGAAGATATTCCTTTAAAATCTCAAACGGATGCTTATACGTATACTTTTAAAGGTTGGACAGATAATATCAACATCTACGATTCAACACTTCCAAAAGTTGTTGGTGAAACAAATTATTATGCAACTTTCAGCAGTACCGCTAGACAATATCCAGTTGAAATAGAATGTCTAGATTTAAACGGAAATTCATTAAAAGAAACTACTTATATTCAAAAAGGATTTAACGAATCTTATAAAATAGAAGCTCCTGAAATTGAAGGAAAAGCAGCAAACGTTGATTACATTTATGGAAAAACAATTTCAAATGAAAACAAAGTTACATTCATCTATAGTGACTTAGATATATATGATGGAACATCTGTCAGCTCTTCTTTATCTGGTGAAGGAACCGAAGAAAATCCTTATCTTATTCAAAGTGGAAATGATTTAGCATATCTAAGAAAAGAAATAAATGATTCTGGCAATTATTTTTCTGGTTGCTATTTTAAATTGACAAAAAGTATAGATTTAAGTAATGTCAGCAATTTTGTTATTGGAAAATCAGGCACCACTTCATTAATGGGATACTTAGATGGAAATAATTGTTCGATTAGAAATTTAAACATTTCTGGGACAACAGTAGGACTCGGATTATTCTGCGCTTTATCAGCAGGCGGAACTATTTCAAATCTTTCAGTCTATGGAACAGTTGTAGGAAAAACATATACAGGTGGCATTGCTGGAAGAAATTTAGGAACAATTATTAATTGTCATAATTTTGCAAATGTCAGTCATAGCGGTGGAAATGGAGCTGGTGGCATTGCTGGTGGAAACACTGGATCAATTATAAATTGCTACAACTATGGTGAAATAAAAACCACAGATAAAAAAGAAAAAATCGGTGGTATAACAGGATTAGGTGAAACAAATTCCAAAATCGAAAATTGTATTAACTATGGCAGTGTTACTGGATACATCAATGCTGGAGGAATTGTTGGTGAAAACCAAAGTAAAGCGATACATGTACAAAATTGTATAAACTTTGGAACAATATCAGGAACTCAAAGAATTGGTGGAATAGTTGCAAATACTGCTTCATTAATTGAAAAATGTATCAATAATGGAGATGTTGAAACAACTAGTACCACTGATGCTTATTCAGGTGGAATTGCTGGAGTTATTTCTGGAACTGCTACTTTAAAAACTTGTATAAATAACGGAAAGATATCCTCAACAGGTAGATATGTAGGAGGAATCGCTGGAGCCAATGCTACAAAAGCCACACCAACAATCGATGGATGTACAAATAATGAAATAGTTATTTCAACTTCCAATGGTGTAGGCGGAATTCTTGGTGGAACTCTTACTGGAAATGTAACGATCATCAACAATACTAACAATGCTGAAATTTCAGGCAATGATAAAGTCGGAGGCATAATCGGTTTATTATCAAATGGTACATATTCAGATAATACCAATAATGGCTTAGTAAAAAGTTCTAGTAAAGAAAGTTACGATGAAATAGGTTCCGATACAAGAGCCTAG
- a CDS encoding putative uncharacterized protein (product inferred by homology to UniProt) produces the protein MKIEQEKDLSEVKVKRVIICCNGFINTKKHNLKCFKDYFETINTDENNEVCLISLYSPEDKTTYNRNKQYNVLKSKIDEYVQKNYIIYLLGYSYTAGFVAKAASEYPEHIRKLILISPTIYLLKTKLLWNYLKVAAKYIHMKIKNPVRTKKAMSKSRMQGIIPISYNIALSIYKNRRYFKKVKCKVFVGKAQNDELCIGKTLWKITHKLLASMVTIKSYVEGGHTMIMDLEYGKQCYDDILAYTFHIANPDDKKDEEVEKLATLSFTCDSLRKSD, from the coding sequence ATGAAAATCGAACAAGAAAAAGACTTATCTGAAGTTAAAGTTAAACGAGTAATTATCTGCTGCAACGGTTTCATAAATACAAAAAAGCACAATTTAAAATGCTTTAAAGATTATTTTGAAACTATCAATACCGATGAAAACAATGAAGTATGTTTAATTTCTTTATATTCACCAGAAGATAAAACAACTTACAACAGAAACAAACAATATAATGTTTTAAAGTCAAAAATTGATGAATACGTACAAAAAAATTATATCATTTACCTTCTTGGATATTCTTATACAGCCGGTTTTGTTGCTAAAGCCGCTTCAGAATATCCAGAACATATACGCAAATTGATTTTGATTTCACCAACTATTTATTTACTCAAAACAAAATTGCTTTGGAATTATCTAAAGGTTGCAGCCAAATACATTCATATGAAAATTAAAAATCCAGTAAGAACCAAGAAAGCAATGTCTAAAAGTAGAATGCAAGGAATAATACCTATTTCATATAATATCGCCTTATCCATTTACAAAAACAGAAGATATTTTAAAAAAGTAAAATGTAAGGTTTTTGTTGGTAAAGCCCAAAATGATGAACTTTGTATAGGAAAAACTCTTTGGAAAATAACCCATAAACTACTAGCAAGCATGGTTACTATCAAATCCTATGTTGAAGGTGGACATACAATGATTATGGACCTTGAATACGGAAAACAATGCTATGACGATATCCTCGCTTACACCTTTCATATTGCTAATCCTGACGACAAAAAAGATGAAGAAGTGGAAAAACTCGCAACACTAAGTTTCACTTGCGATAGTTTACGAAAAAGTGATTAA
- a CDS encoding nucleoid-associated protein Desaf_2889 (product inferred by homology to UniProt), giving the protein MDFNKMLREAQKMQKKLKEEQEALEAKEFQIQAAGGAVELVITGGYEVKSIKINKDIIDPEDSSMLEDALMIAFNEGVKKIQVESEKISAGLTSGMGIPGF; this is encoded by the coding sequence ATGGATTTCAATAAAATGCTTCGTGAAGCACAAAAAATGCAAAAAAAACTTAAAGAAGAGCAAGAAGCTCTTGAAGCTAAAGAATTTCAAATTCAAGCAGCAGGTGGTGCTGTTGAATTAGTTATCACCGGTGGATACGAAGTTAAAAGCATCAAAATTAACAAAGATATCATCGACCCTGAAGATAGTTCCATGCTTGAAGATGCTCTTATGATAGCCTTTAATGAAGGAGTTAAAAAGATACAAGTAGAATCTGAAAAAATTTCTGCTGGTCTTACATCAGGAATGGGAATTCCTGGATTTTAA
- a CDS encoding putative uncharacterized protein (product inferred by homology to UniProt): protein MFAKYLFTYNLNDEQIQIIINTAALKAYKYQVIVTFGCFFFKVPLKDCIEKKINHILYSPSIQKFMLEHQHISSAFNLTCKEPYFYLTGYKKYIFDIPTVDKRIEYMKRISTNKLKLLAPAIIDRCMKALNITNVTYTLSFNTTINIYGRIKYPSTYSKKGKSFTPEEITGNKYNIVLNWMLGAFNVRIFESVIIHEVVHMLELNHGKNFYKYVYSLCPNYDYYQKCLENGWVRGENGELV from the coding sequence ATGTTTGCAAAATATCTTTTTACTTATAATCTTAATGACGAACAAATTCAAATCATTATTAATACTGCCGCATTAAAAGCCTATAAATATCAAGTAATAGTTACATTTGGATGTTTTTTCTTTAAAGTACCATTAAAAGATTGTATTGAAAAAAAGATAAACCACATTTTATATTCACCATCGATACAAAAATTTATGTTAGAGCATCAACATATCAGTTCCGCTTTTAATCTAACTTGCAAAGAACCATATTTCTATCTTACTGGATATAAAAAATATATATTCGATATTCCTACAGTTGATAAGCGAATAGAATATATGAAAAGAATATCGACTAATAAATTAAAGCTTCTTGCTCCAGCTATCATCGATCGATGCATGAAAGCACTAAATATAACAAATGTAACTTATACATTATCGTTTAACACAACAATCAATATTTACGGAAGAATAAAATATCCTAGTACTTATTCTAAAAAAGGTAAAAGTTTTACACCTGAAGAAATAACCGGAAATAAATACAATATTGTTCTAAATTGGATGCTTGGTGCCTTCAATGTTAGAATATTTGAATCAGTTATAATTCATGAAGTTGTTCATATGCTTGAATTAAATCACGGAAAAAATTTTTATAAATATGTTTATTCCCTTTGCCCAAATTATGATTATTATCAAAAATGCTTAGAAAATGGTTGGGTTCGCGGAGAGAACGGAGAATTAGTATGA